The following coding sequences are from one uncultured Desulfobacter sp. window:
- a CDS encoding methyl-accepting chemotaxis protein translates to MKNVSLGLKITYGFAVLIIIAVALGLMAVVNMRTVGTKSTMLAHEYVPEVGIAMELSNAANQVMYEMRGYGFTEDKKFYELGMEAMKSVDLALQKARELDENSPNLKQLKSQIDIASSAVQEYKDLIKQTVEIEAKLDANRRTLDESAQTYMSNSNEFLAGQNEKIKSDLNDRQQKIQLATDLVHIGSSVRVTNFKAQATNDVGLMKNAISKLEEVSEPLNELRVLIHSEADIQRVKAIRSAAQTYQKAIEQFMVEFRRGSLADGNLLNRYREKMDDAAGIYVSNCDDFLEGQHEKLTRDMLERNAKINLVNDIIALGNKTRIGAFKSQALRSPEVMNAALENFSHIDRKFEELEKITRLPEDLKRIELVAQAGHTYQGAMKDFLQNWIIMQDLAVKRQDAGDKVVEACKTTANAGIGSTNTIAKDAVSSLSSASILMIIGLILALIVGILSAIFITRSITKPINRIIAGLNEGAVQVAAASGEVSTSSQSMAEGASQQAASIEETSSSMEEMSSMTKKNAENSNNADGLMKEANVVVNTASQSMDELTRSMEDISKASEETSKIIKTIDEIAFQTNLLALNAAVEAARAGEAGAGFAVVADEVRNLAMRAADAAKDTAALIEDTVKKVNDGSDIVSSTSEAFSKVAETSAKVGSLVSEISVASTEQSNGIEEVNNAISEMDRVVQQNAANAEESASAAEEMSAQAEQLKEYVDNLVLLVTGRSNAGRNMGDYHASKPAPKSIPSKTTHKSKSRDQHQAPSRPEQVIPFDDDESFEDF, encoded by the coding sequence ATGAAAAACGTAAGTCTGGGATTAAAAATCACCTATGGATTTGCAGTATTGATCATCATTGCCGTTGCGCTGGGTTTGATGGCCGTGGTCAACATGCGGACGGTGGGCACCAAAAGCACAATGCTGGCCCATGAATATGTTCCGGAAGTGGGCATCGCCATGGAATTAAGTAACGCAGCCAACCAGGTGATGTATGAAATGAGGGGGTATGGGTTCACCGAAGATAAAAAGTTTTATGAACTGGGCATGGAGGCAATGAAGTCCGTTGACCTGGCCTTGCAAAAAGCACGGGAACTCGATGAAAACTCGCCAAATTTAAAACAGCTTAAATCCCAGATTGATATCGCCTCCAGCGCAGTTCAAGAGTATAAGGACCTGATAAAGCAAACCGTTGAGATCGAGGCCAAGCTTGATGCCAACAGACGTACACTGGATGAGTCAGCCCAAACATACATGTCCAATTCTAATGAATTTTTAGCCGGTCAGAATGAAAAGATCAAATCAGATCTGAATGACCGTCAACAGAAGATTCAACTTGCCACAGACCTTGTTCATATCGGTTCCAGCGTCAGGGTTACCAATTTTAAAGCCCAGGCAACAAACGATGTGGGACTTATGAAAAACGCAATTTCAAAATTGGAGGAGGTCTCTGAACCGTTAAATGAGTTAAGGGTCTTGATTCATAGTGAAGCAGATATCCAAAGGGTAAAAGCAATTCGGTCGGCCGCCCAGACGTATCAAAAAGCGATAGAACAATTTATGGTGGAGTTTCGCCGCGGCAGCCTGGCGGACGGAAATCTGCTGAACAGGTACCGGGAGAAAATGGATGATGCTGCCGGAATTTATGTGTCCAACTGTGACGACTTTCTGGAAGGGCAACACGAAAAGTTAACCAGGGATATGTTGGAAAGAAACGCAAAAATCAACCTGGTGAACGATATTATTGCCCTTGGAAATAAGACCCGGATAGGCGCCTTTAAATCCCAGGCTTTACGAAGCCCTGAAGTCATGAATGCCGCGCTGGAAAATTTTTCACACATAGATCGTAAGTTTGAAGAATTGGAAAAAATCACACGGTTGCCCGAAGACTTAAAACGCATAGAACTAGTCGCCCAGGCAGGTCACACCTACCAGGGTGCAATGAAAGATTTTCTTCAAAACTGGATTATCATGCAGGACCTGGCTGTGAAACGCCAGGATGCCGGCGATAAAGTTGTAGAAGCCTGCAAAACAACGGCTAATGCGGGGATCGGCTCAACCAACACCATTGCCAAAGATGCTGTAAGCTCCCTTTCAAGTGCATCCATTCTCATGATTATCGGTTTGATCCTGGCGCTGATCGTTGGCATTCTTTCGGCAATTTTTATCACGCGCAGCATTACCAAACCCATTAACAGAATCATCGCCGGCCTTAACGAAGGTGCCGTGCAGGTGGCGGCGGCATCCGGGGAGGTTTCCACCTCCAGTCAGTCCATGGCAGAAGGCGCATCTCAGCAGGCCGCCTCCATTGAAGAGACCTCTTCATCCATGGAAGAGATGTCGTCCATGACCAAGAAAAATGCCGAAAATTCAAATAATGCTGATGGATTAATGAAAGAGGCCAATGTGGTTGTAAATACAGCCAGCCAGTCCATGGATGAATTAACCCGGTCCATGGAAGATATCTCCAAGGCCTCAGAGGAAACATCGAAAATAATAAAAACCATTGATGAAATTGCCTTCCAGACCAACCTGCTCGCATTAAACGCTGCCGTGGAAGCCGCCCGGGCCGGTGAAGCCGGTGCAGGTTTTGCCGTGGTTGCCGATGAGGTCAGAAACCTTGCCATGCGCGCGGCGGATGCTGCCAAAGATACGGCGGCACTGATAGAAGATACGGTCAAAAAGGTGAACGACGGTTCCGATATCGTATCATCAACCAGTGAAGCATTTTCCAAAGTAGCTGAGACCTCGGCCAAAGTCGGTTCTTTGGTCTCAGAAATTTCTGTGGCATCAACAGAACAATCCAATGGAATTGAAGAGGTCAACAATGCCATCAGTGAAATGGACCGGGTTGTTCAGCAAAATGCTGCCAATGCCGAAGAGTCGGCGTCAGCAGCAGAAGAGATGAGCGCCCAGGCCGAACAACTAAAAGAGTATGTTGATAACCTTGTGCTGCTGGTTACCGGTAGAAGCAACGCCGGTCGCAATATGGGCGATTATCACGCCTCGAAACCTGCACCTAAAAGCATCCCAAGCAAAACAACGCATAAATCAAAATCCAGGGATCAGCACCAGGCCCCAAGTCGTCCCGAGCAAGTCATCCCATTTGATGACGACGAAAGTTTTGAAGACTTTTAA
- a CDS encoding chemotaxis protein CheW, producing the protein MTDQVDTINKAVADMTIKTGKYLTFSLESEEYGIGILKVKEIIGMLPITSVPRTPEFVKGVINLRGKVIPVIDLRSKFNMKSTSYNDRTCIIVVEIDAAESTVQIGIVVDTVSEVLNIKEDEIEETPAFGTKLDTRYILGMAKQDGGVKILLNIDKVLSSSEMAAIQNAS; encoded by the coding sequence ATGACTGATCAAGTTGACACCATCAACAAGGCCGTGGCCGACATGACCATTAAAACAGGCAAGTATCTCACGTTCTCTTTGGAGTCCGAAGAGTATGGGATCGGGATTCTTAAGGTCAAAGAGATCATTGGTATGCTGCCCATCACATCTGTCCCCAGAACTCCCGAATTTGTCAAAGGCGTTATCAACTTGCGGGGAAAGGTAATCCCCGTAATTGATCTTAGATCAAAATTTAATATGAAATCAACATCTTATAACGACAGAACCTGCATTATTGTCGTGGAAATTGATGCGGCCGAATCGACAGTTCAAATCGGAATTGTGGTGGATACCGTCTCAGAGGTTTTGAATATCAAAGAAGATGAAATTGAGGAAACTCCGGCGTTTGGAACAAAACTGGATACAAGATATATCCTTGGCATGGCTAAACAGGATGGGGGCGTTAAAATTCTTTTAAATATAGATAAGGTCCTTTCGTCCAGCGAAATGGCTGCCATTCAAAATGCTTCATAG
- a CDS encoding PocR ligand-binding domain-containing protein, with the protein MDVDKKILNSIDFKRVNSLLEGFNQTTGFVTAILDLNGNILSKSGWRQICTDFHRIHPETAKKCKISDTVLANKMSRGEKYHFYECLNGLVDVAVPIVIKGEHVANLFSGQFFFKKPDPAFFKAQAAEYGFDENAYLGAFEKVPVVSKKKVKAAMGFLLDMTEMISEITFQRLEQVELNVQRKKVESEQEKLKIQLLQAQKLESVGRLAGGVAHDFNNMLSIILGNTEILMDETDPQSLYSENLQEIFKAAQRSAKLTKQLLAFARKQVVDPQVLDLNEVIGEMLKMLRRLIGEDIDLKWLPAQALKPVKIDPSQLDQILANLCVNARDAIKNVGEITIETANIDFDDEYCKDHIDTMPGYYVMIIVSDNGVGMDKETLANIFEPFFTTKNADKGSGLGLSTVFGIVKQNKGFINVYSEPGQGTTFKIYLPEHQQNASCKYEKRTQPEAYFGNETILLVEDEPAIIRLTRLMLGRLGYTILSASTPGEAIKIATGKDVSIDMLITDVVMPEMNGKDLAKTLTEHFPDLKCLFMSGYTANVIADHGVLDSGVHFINKPFSKQTLAKKVRDVLNTHPQKIIEPK; encoded by the coding sequence ATGGATGTGGATAAAAAAATCTTAAATTCCATAGATTTTAAAAGAGTAAATTCGCTGCTTGAGGGATTTAATCAAACAACAGGGTTTGTAACTGCGATTCTGGATCTAAATGGCAATATTTTGTCAAAATCGGGCTGGAGACAAATTTGTACGGATTTTCATCGCATTCATCCCGAAACGGCAAAAAAATGTAAAATCAGTGATACGGTTTTGGCCAATAAAATGAGCCGGGGAGAAAAATATCATTTTTATGAATGCCTCAATGGCCTGGTGGATGTAGCGGTTCCCATTGTCATTAAAGGAGAGCATGTGGCCAACCTTTTCAGCGGCCAGTTCTTTTTTAAAAAACCGGACCCTGCATTTTTCAAGGCCCAGGCCGCAGAATATGGATTCGACGAAAACGCATATCTTGGGGCGTTTGAAAAAGTACCCGTCGTGTCGAAAAAAAAAGTTAAAGCTGCCATGGGATTTTTGTTGGACATGACTGAAATGATCAGTGAAATAACATTTCAACGATTGGAACAAGTCGAGTTAAATGTGCAAAGAAAAAAAGTTGAATCGGAACAGGAAAAGTTAAAAATCCAGCTGCTTCAGGCCCAAAAACTGGAGTCTGTGGGCAGACTTGCAGGCGGTGTGGCCCACGACTTTAATAATATGCTCTCCATCATTTTGGGCAATACCGAAATCCTGATGGATGAAACAGACCCCCAAAGCTTATATTCTGAAAATTTACAGGAAATATTTAAAGCCGCACAACGTTCGGCAAAGCTGACCAAACAGCTTTTGGCCTTTGCCCGCAAACAGGTTGTCGATCCCCAGGTGTTAGATCTGAACGAAGTTATCGGCGAAATGCTCAAAATGTTAAGGCGACTGATCGGAGAGGATATCGACTTAAAATGGCTGCCCGCACAAGCCTTGAAACCCGTTAAAATAGACCCGTCACAACTGGATCAGATTTTGGCAAACCTGTGTGTGAATGCCCGGGATGCAATCAAAAATGTGGGTGAAATCACCATTGAAACGGCAAATATTGATTTCGACGATGAATATTGCAAAGACCACATTGACACCATGCCGGGTTATTATGTGATGATCATTGTCTCCGACAATGGTGTCGGCATGGATAAAGAGACCCTGGCAAATATTTTTGAACCCTTTTTTACCACCAAAAATGCAGACAAAGGCAGCGGCCTCGGCTTATCAACCGTCTTTGGCATTGTCAAACAAAACAAAGGGTTTATAAATGTATACAGTGAACCGGGGCAGGGAACAACATTTAAAATATATCTGCCCGAGCATCAACAAAATGCCTCCTGCAAATATGAAAAACGTACTCAGCCCGAAGCGTATTTTGGAAATGAGACCATTCTTCTCGTGGAGGACGAACCCGCCATCATCAGACTGACCCGGCTCATGTTAGGGCGCCTGGGGTACACAATTTTGTCGGCATCCACACCAGGCGAAGCCATTAAAATCGCCACCGGGAAAGACGTCTCCATTGATATGCTCATCACAGACGTCGTCATGCCCGAAATGAATGGAAAAGATCTTGCAAAAACGCTCACCGAGCATTTCCCGGACCTTAAATGTCTTTTTATGTCCGGGTATACCGCCAATGTGATCGCAGATCATGGTGTGCTGGACAGCGGCGTTCATTTTATTAACAAACCGTTTTCAAAACAGACGCTGGCTAAAAAGGTGCGGGATGTACTCAATACCCATCCCCAAAAAATAATCGAACCAAAATAA
- a CDS encoding response regulator: protein MDDKIMIVDDDTKILKAVERIFRQEPIECFLFSSPVAALKQASDIEPTVVVSDQRMPEMEGTMFLEQMKQMLPATVRVLMSGYADIDATISAINQGQVFRFIKKPWDSHSFRVEIKHAVQYARLLRRLVHTNEDPGESGRTERLTGALEMAGAVCHEFAQPVQIISGYCEILNDELSRQPDAAEFQEPVSNILQSTERLKDLLLKFMKVRRYKTRPYLLSSTIIDIDAATAEIDPD, encoded by the coding sequence ATGGACGATAAGATTATGATTGTTGATGATGATACGAAGATATTAAAAGCGGTTGAGCGGATTTTTAGGCAGGAACCAATCGAGTGTTTTCTATTTTCGTCTCCGGTGGCTGCATTGAAACAAGCCAGTGACATAGAACCGACAGTTGTTGTTTCAGATCAGAGAATGCCGGAAATGGAAGGTACGATGTTTTTGGAACAAATGAAGCAGATGTTGCCTGCCACAGTCAGGGTGCTCATGTCGGGGTACGCGGATATTGATGCGACCATCAGCGCAATCAATCAAGGACAGGTTTTCCGATTCATTAAAAAACCCTGGGACTCCCATTCATTTCGCGTGGAAATCAAACACGCCGTCCAATACGCAAGACTGCTTCGACGTCTGGTGCACACCAATGAAGATCCAGGGGAATCAGGGCGGACAGAACGGTTGACCGGGGCGCTTGAGATGGCAGGGGCCGTTTGTCATGAATTTGCCCAACCTGTCCAGATTATTTCCGGATATTGCGAGATTTTAAACGATGAATTAAGCCGGCAGCCAGACGCCGCCGAATTTCAGGAACCTGTATCCAACATTCTTCAGAGCACGGAAAGATTAAAGGATTTGTTGCTCAAGTTTATGAAAGTCCGGCGTTATAAAACCCGTCCCTATCTGCTAAGCAGCACAATTATCGATATTGACGCCGCCACGGCGGAAATAGATCCCGATTAG
- a CDS encoding DUF2383 domain-containing protein: MDEKTTLKTLDQLIQLETKAVRTYDQALEAVTDPYIRRQLEDLKARHAHHAEQLSREVLKMANEMIAEHWDAITSAALREPLPESGPAMRIVANG, translated from the coding sequence ATGGACGAGAAAACAACATTAAAAACACTGGACCAGTTGATTCAGTTGGAAACCAAAGCGGTCCGGACATATGATCAGGCTCTTGAAGCCGTAACCGATCCCTACATCCGCAGGCAGCTTGAAGATTTAAAAGCCCGGCATGCACACCATGCCGAGCAGTTGAGCCGCGAAGTGCTTAAGATGGCCAATGAAATGATTGCCGAACACTGGGATGCCATAACCTCGGCTGCACTTCGCGAACCGCTTCCGGAATCCGGACCTGCGATGCGGATTGTTGCAAACGGTTGA
- a CDS encoding transglutaminase family protein, giving the protein MWLNASCFIEFQIPVPTPFLLMLRPRSGSQQWIMREEYILSPSVPALEFTDMFGNLCQRIVAPAGYFTVSTSVDIETADESDTAPGSPFIEVQMLPPDVLPFLYPSRYCESDRFTDMAASLTMNQSAGYDQCHAIVNYIRESIRYTPGIGQHIISASEVNRLGHGVCRDLAHLGIACCRALSIPARMVVGYLEGLNPMDLHAWFEAYIGNRWYTFDPTQPNLKGGRIAIAFGRDAADVAIYTQFGNPVDLLNMNVQVRQMAGPAYFGSTQ; this is encoded by the coding sequence ATGTGGCTAAACGCATCCTGCTTTATTGAATTTCAAATCCCGGTTCCAACCCCATTTTTGTTGATGCTCAGGCCCCGCAGCGGATCCCAGCAGTGGATCATGCGTGAAGAGTATATTTTGTCACCCAGCGTTCCGGCCCTGGAATTCACGGATATGTTCGGCAATTTGTGTCAAAGAATTGTTGCACCGGCCGGGTATTTTACAGTGAGTACATCCGTTGACATCGAAACGGCCGATGAATCCGACACGGCCCCTGGATCACCATTTATCGAAGTGCAGATGCTGCCCCCCGATGTTCTGCCGTTCTTGTATCCAAGCCGCTATTGTGAATCGGATCGATTTACCGACATGGCGGCATCGCTGACGATGAACCAGTCTGCAGGATATGATCAATGCCATGCCATTGTGAATTATATCCGTGAGTCGATACGGTATACCCCCGGGATCGGTCAACATATTATCAGTGCCTCCGAAGTGAACCGGCTTGGCCATGGTGTCTGCCGGGATTTGGCCCATTTGGGTATTGCATGCTGCCGGGCGCTGTCCATACCGGCCCGCATGGTCGTAGGTTATCTTGAAGGACTTAACCCCATGGATCTGCACGCCTGGTTTGAGGCCTATATCGGCAACCGATGGTACACATTCGATCCCACGCAGCCCAATCTGAAAGGAGGCCGTATTGCAATTGCGTTTGGCCGGGATGCCGCGGATGTGGCGATCTATACCCAATTTGGAAATCCTGTGGATTTGTTAAATATGAATGTCCAGGTGAGGCAAATGGCTGGCCCGGCTTATTTCGGCAGCACGCAGTAA
- a CDS encoding EAL domain-containing protein, whose protein sequence is MIKKTYKFKPLRDKIISALIVLEKLPFFLVIQRSLAIVLPLIMVGAFSLLIRYFPFSPVVSILDKYFGMQWTYAIDNLISGTMGIVSLAVLCTFSGAMTMFANQTRRGPFISPVMSIVVVMSCFFVIFMPADNASWESVFSIGKGLLPTLCIAVAGCTIFLWLSRFKFLRWSLGAVGHDPVVRDILTVLPAGVLTIVCAALLRGILNFMEITDVHAGIRNLLFLPFSDAKNSLGFGLGYTALSQFFWMFGAHGPNLLFAVEENILEPAIHANNLAMSQGLNPALIFTKTFFDMYTRMGGSGSTLCLIAAVLLKSKDKGIRKLCVFAAIPAFCNVNEPLLFGIPLVLNPVYVMPFILTPLLQTLIGYIATLSGFLPFTTEIINWTTPVFISGYVASGNLSGAVVQGVNFTIGVACYIPFVILADHLREIRGERMLATLKNAALNLELRSKTNGILDLPGEEGRFAKAIADDLKSAVKQTEQIYMVYQPQIAECGQFVSGVEALLRWKHPIYGEISPEITVTIAEELGIMDHLGLLIFSKGCQQRAAWKGIVDDRFSMAVNIVPQQLTAPDFQKNVFEIINQHGLTPEMMELEITESNILGPDENTLNTLQNLHHKGIRIAIDDFGMGHTSFRYLRSFPVSKIKIDRSLTIGDARKINDEIIKSVLELSKTLKISTIIEGVETQEQLTRFTHMGCANFQGYFFSRPLTADHCIAFIRDYSVNPKTA, encoded by the coding sequence ATGATAAAAAAAACTTACAAGTTTAAACCCTTACGGGACAAGATTATAAGTGCTTTAATCGTATTGGAAAAGCTGCCATTTTTCCTAGTAATTCAGCGAAGTCTTGCCATTGTTCTACCATTAATTATGGTAGGCGCCTTTTCTTTATTAATCAGGTATTTCCCTTTCTCTCCCGTTGTTTCCATACTGGATAAATACTTTGGCATGCAGTGGACGTACGCCATAGACAATCTGATTTCCGGAACCATGGGGATTGTTTCACTGGCGGTGCTATGCACGTTCAGCGGGGCCATGACGATGTTTGCCAACCAGACAAGAAGGGGTCCATTTATCAGTCCTGTGATGTCTATTGTGGTTGTCATGTCATGTTTTTTTGTCATTTTCATGCCCGCCGACAACGCCTCCTGGGAGAGTGTTTTTTCAATAGGTAAGGGGCTTTTACCAACCCTGTGCATTGCGGTTGCCGGATGTACCATTTTTCTATGGCTTTCACGGTTTAAATTTTTGCGTTGGTCTCTGGGGGCGGTCGGACATGACCCTGTTGTCAGAGATATTTTAACAGTCCTCCCGGCAGGTGTTCTGACCATTGTCTGTGCGGCCCTGCTCCGGGGAATTCTGAACTTTATGGAAATTACAGATGTTCACGCTGGTATCCGAAATTTGTTGTTCTTGCCGTTTTCGGATGCAAAGAACAGTTTAGGATTCGGCCTTGGCTATACCGCGTTGTCTCAATTTTTCTGGATGTTTGGTGCACATGGGCCCAATCTTTTGTTTGCTGTGGAAGAAAATATTCTGGAGCCTGCAATCCATGCCAATAATCTGGCGATGAGTCAGGGGCTCAACCCCGCTTTAATTTTCACCAAAACATTTTTTGATATGTATACGCGAATGGGCGGGTCCGGTTCGACGTTATGCCTTATTGCCGCAGTACTTTTAAAAAGCAAAGATAAAGGAATCCGTAAACTTTGTGTGTTTGCAGCCATCCCTGCTTTTTGCAACGTTAATGAACCGTTGCTTTTTGGTATCCCCCTGGTACTGAACCCGGTTTATGTTATGCCGTTTATCCTTACGCCTTTATTACAGACGTTAATCGGTTATATTGCAACCTTGTCAGGGTTTCTCCCCTTTACAACGGAAATCATCAACTGGACGACACCCGTTTTTATAAGCGGATATGTTGCCAGCGGCAACCTTTCAGGCGCTGTGGTTCAGGGGGTTAATTTTACTATTGGTGTTGCATGCTACATACCTTTTGTCATTCTGGCCGATCATCTGCGTGAAATCAGAGGCGAAAGGATGCTGGCAACGCTTAAAAACGCAGCACTAAACCTGGAATTACGGTCGAAAACCAACGGGATATTAGACCTGCCGGGAGAGGAGGGACGATTCGCCAAAGCGATAGCCGATGATTTGAAATCTGCCGTAAAACAAACAGAACAAATATATATGGTCTACCAACCTCAAATTGCAGAATGCGGGCAATTCGTGTCAGGCGTGGAAGCGCTGCTGCGCTGGAAACACCCGATATATGGTGAAATTTCTCCTGAAATAACTGTCACAATAGCAGAAGAACTTGGGATCATGGACCACCTTGGTCTCTTGATATTCTCAAAAGGATGTCAACAGCGTGCAGCCTGGAAAGGGATCGTGGATGATCGTTTTTCAATGGCGGTCAATATTGTTCCCCAGCAACTGACAGCCCCCGATTTTCAAAAAAATGTTTTTGAAATCATCAATCAACATGGACTCACGCCGGAAATGATGGAGCTTGAAATCACGGAATCGAATATACTGGGGCCTGATGAAAACACATTAAATACCCTTCAAAATCTGCATCATAAAGGAATTAGAATCGCAATTGATGATTTTGGTATGGGGCACACTTCTTTTCGTTATTTGCGTTCATTTCCGGTCAGTAAAATTAAGATTGACCGTTCATTGACCATCGGAGATGCACGAAAAATCAATGATGAAATTATCAAAAGCGTCTTGGAATTAAGCAAAACCCTGAAAATTTCGACCATTATAGAAGGCGTTGAAACCCAAGAGCAGTTAACACGTTTTACCCATATGGGGTGTGCCAATTTTCAAGGATACTTTTTTAGCCGACCACTCACCGCCGACCATTGCATAGCATTCATTCGTGATTATTCAGTGAACCCTAAAACGGCATAA